From the Diospyros lotus cultivar Yz01 chromosome 13, ASM1463336v1, whole genome shotgun sequence genome, one window contains:
- the LOC127788108 gene encoding uncharacterized protein LOC127788108, translating to MPCHLTTVLQRTNESLKEYIAKFRREVSNIEDPSDESVLTAISAGLRKDGKLYENIYRTPIKDLGEFYKRAAKEIRWEEAFGSKKLTFRREVSNIEDPSNESVLTAISAGHRKDGKLYENIYRTLLKTSGNFMNELPRRSGGKRLLAQRSPPDRKKRLRAPTRTRKEITETTEGKLRVNARTTRSHERYLREANHILLAGSNEQVGSLKRARVMAEEIIFSEEDAINVHLPHNDALIICARIDNAEVQRIMVETGNSVNVMYRACFNQIGLGPEQLSLSLEPLYEFIGDAVVLVGLISLPFSIGDADLQAITLTDFLIVDCPSAYNVVLGRPAKNDLDLVTSIRSLTVKFLIPNGVGWVRGEQNLTRRCYEDVVKMGPKGKK from the exons ATGCCATGTCATCTCACTACAGTGTTACAGAGGACAAATGAATCCTTGAAAGAGTACATTGCCAAGTTTAGACGCGAGGTGAGCAATATCGAAGATCCCTCTGATGAAAGTGTTCTGACTGCGATCTCTGCAGGCCTTCGCAAagatgggaagctctatgagaACATCTATAGGACCCCTATTAAAGACTTAGGGGAATTCTATAAACGAGCTgccaaggaaatccgatgggaagagGCTTTTGGCTCAAAGAAGCTCAC GTTTAGACGCGAGGTGAGCAATATCGAAGATCCCTCCAATGAGAGCGTTCTGACTGCGATCTCTGCAGGCCACCGCAAagatgggaagctctatgagaACATCTATAGGACCCTGTTAAAGACTTCGGGGAATTTTATGAACGAGTTGCCAAGGAGATCTGGTGGGAAGAGGCTTTTGGCTCAAAGAAGCCCACCAGATAGAAAGAAGAGGCTTAGGGCTCCAActagaacaagaaaagaaataacagaGACAACGGAAGGGAAGCTCCGGGTGAATGCTCGAACAACCAG GTCCCATGAAAGGTACTTGCGAGAGGCCAACCACATATTGTTGGCAGGATCAAACGAGCAGGTAGGGTCCTTGAAACGAGCTAGGGTGATGGCAGAGGAAATCATTTTCTCAGAGGAAGACGCCATAAATGTACACTTGCCACACAATGATGCCCTTATCATTTGTGCCCGAATCGATAATGCCGAAGTGCAAAGGATAATGGTGGAAACAGGCAACTCAGTGAATGTAATGTATAGAGCTTGCTTTAATCAAATCGGATTGGGGCCGGAGCAGTTGAGTTTATCCCTAGAGCCACTCTATGAGTTCATAGGAGATGCAGTGGTCCTCGTTGGGCTAATTAGTCTCCCTTTTTCTATTGGAGATGCAGATCTCCAAGCCATCACGTTGACGGATTTCCTTATAGTcgactgcccctcagcatacaacgtcgtgcTCGGGAGGCCAGCCAAGAATGATCTAGATCTAGTCACCTCTATAAGGTCGCTGACTGTTAAATTCCTAATCCCCAATGGAGTAGGGTGGGTACGAGGTGAGCAAAACCTCACAAGGCGCTGCTATGAAGATGTTGTAAAAATGGGGCCAAAGGGAAAAAAGTGA